One segment of Thermodesulfovibrio sp. 3907-1M DNA contains the following:
- the rpsT gene encoding 30S ribosomal protein S20: MATKRSTIKKRSKSVLKRIRQNEKRRLRNQAWRTRIKTSIKKVEEAIAQKNQETIQSLLKEAIKIISKAASKGVIHKNTASRKISRLMKRVNSALVPSESAS, encoded by the coding sequence TTGGCAACCAAGAGATCAACGATTAAAAAAAGAAGTAAATCAGTATTAAAAAGAATAAGACAGAATGAAAAAAGAAGACTGAGAAATCAGGCATGGAGAACAAGAATTAAAACCTCTATTAAAAAGGTTGAGGAAGCAATTGCACAGAAAAATCAAGAAACAATTCAGTCCTTACTGAAAGAAGCAATCAAAATTATAAGCAAAGCTGCTTCAAAGGGCGTAATTCATAAAAATACAGCATCAAGAAAAATATCAAGATTAATGAAAAGAGTTAATAGTGCTTTAGTTCCTTCAGAATCTGCAAGCTAA